A genomic segment from Tuwongella immobilis encodes:
- a CDS encoding Mov34/MPN/PAD-1 family protein, whose protein sequence is MSREHHSPESFSERLAPASTPFRLQLPQSLFDELIAHAQREAPLECCGILAGEIIPPAPDSADRSDIAPDIRPPIGMVRSRYSLINEAASPIEFRSEAKSMFAATRLMNARNERILAIYHSHPTSLPIPSRKDRADRLSDEILTIIIGLTTHPPEIRAWWLTADTATPAILDILPDIAPQSTPQSLPAQ, encoded by the coding sequence ATGTCACGCGAACATCATTCACCAGAATCGTTTTCGGAACGATTGGCCCCAGCGTCAACCCCCTTCCGGCTGCAACTGCCACAATCGCTGTTCGACGAACTCATTGCCCATGCCCAACGCGAGGCTCCGCTGGAATGCTGTGGCATTCTGGCCGGCGAAATCATCCCCCCCGCTCCCGACAGCGCCGACCGTTCCGACATCGCTCCCGACATTCGCCCGCCAATCGGAATGGTGCGTTCGCGCTATTCGCTCATCAACGAAGCGGCCAGCCCGATCGAATTTCGCAGCGAGGCGAAATCGATGTTCGCCGCCACGCGATTGATGAACGCCCGCAACGAACGCATCCTGGCCATCTACCATTCGCACCCCACCAGCCTCCCAATCCCCAGCCGCAAAGACCGCGCGGATCGCCTCAGTGACGAGATTCTCACGATCATCATCGGCCTGACGACCCATCCACCCGAAATCCGCGCCTGGTGGCTAACCGCCGACACCGCCACACCCGCGATTCTGGACATCCTCCCCGACATCGCCCCGCAATCCACGCCGCAATCGCTGCCGGCGCAATGA
- a CDS encoding argininosuccinate synthase, producing MAREKVILAYSGGLDTSVMVPWIGEKYNMDVVTFTVDLGQGEDIQAIKAKATKTGAVDAIAVDARNLFVDHFVFPAIMAGAIYEGKYPLATALGRPLIAKLMVEAAREHGAKAVAHGCTGKGNDQVRFDVTFQTLAPDLKIIAPVREWSMTRPAAIEYAAKHNIPVEAKPESPYSIDQNLFGRSCEAGVLEDPWDEPPEEAYAWTTNPAKAPNEPEYIEIEFNHGVPTALNGTPTDGVALIETLNRLGGKHGVGRIDHVENRLVGIKSRELYEAPGAVILHEAHRELETLCLSKQAARFKTGVSQEYADLIYNGLWFSAFHQDLFAFVASNQRFVSGVTRVKLFKGKATVVGRKSDMSLYSKKLATYDEGSDYDQSAAQGFIKIHGLSQQTQATRQLMKGGGFDLPGIGPAKS from the coding sequence ATGGCTCGTGAAAAGGTGATCCTCGCCTATTCGGGCGGGCTCGATACCTCGGTGATGGTGCCGTGGATCGGGGAAAAGTATAACATGGATGTCGTGACCTTCACGGTCGACCTTGGCCAAGGGGAAGACATCCAGGCAATTAAAGCCAAAGCGACGAAGACCGGTGCGGTCGATGCGATCGCTGTGGATGCCCGCAATTTGTTCGTGGATCACTTTGTGTTTCCCGCGATCATGGCCGGGGCAATCTACGAAGGCAAGTACCCGTTGGCGACTGCCCTGGGTCGTCCGCTGATTGCCAAGCTCATGGTGGAAGCCGCGCGTGAGCATGGTGCCAAGGCCGTGGCCCATGGTTGCACCGGCAAGGGGAACGACCAAGTCCGGTTCGATGTCACGTTCCAAACGCTGGCACCGGATCTGAAGATCATCGCTCCGGTTCGTGAGTGGAGCATGACCCGTCCCGCGGCGATCGAATATGCCGCCAAGCACAATATCCCGGTTGAAGCGAAGCCGGAAAGCCCATACTCGATTGACCAAAATTTGTTCGGTCGTTCGTGTGAGGCCGGCGTGCTGGAAGATCCCTGGGATGAGCCGCCCGAAGAGGCGTATGCCTGGACGACGAATCCGGCCAAAGCGCCGAACGAGCCGGAATACATCGAAATCGAATTCAATCATGGCGTGCCCACCGCGCTCAACGGAACGCCGACCGATGGCGTGGCGCTGATCGAGACGCTCAATCGGCTCGGTGGCAAGCACGGCGTGGGCCGGATTGACCATGTCGAGAATCGGCTGGTGGGGATCAAGTCGCGGGAACTCTATGAAGCTCCCGGAGCGGTGATTCTGCACGAAGCCCACCGCGAATTGGAAACGCTCTGCTTGAGCAAGCAAGCGGCCCGATTCAAGACGGGCGTTTCGCAAGAATATGCCGATCTGATTTATAATGGATTGTGGTTCTCCGCGTTCCATCAAGATTTGTTCGCCTTCGTGGCCAGCAACCAGCGATTTGTCAGCGGCGTCACGCGGGTGAAGCTGTTCAAAGGCAAGGCGACGGTCGTGGGCCGCAAGAGCGATATGAGCCTCTACAGCAAGAAGCTCGCAACCTACGATGAAGGCAGCGATTACGATCAATCGGCCGCCCAAGGCTTTATCAAGATTCACGGGTTGAGCCAGCAAACGCAGGCGACTCGGCAATTGATGAAGGGCGGCGGGTTCGACCTGCCCGGAATCGGACCGGCAAAGTCGTAA
- a CDS encoding sulfatase-like hydrolase/transferase: protein MIAIKPHTPPASRFRLAGWVVLLGLAWIGWTGTSRPAIAAPEPTKGMNPRPNVLLLFADDQRTDTISAWGNPAIQTPTLDRLVAKGMSFRNNYCFGSNSGAVCVPSRAMLLSGRTWLNVDSTLPSGVTLLPELLRQQGYATFMTGKWHNGQASCIRAFPNAQSVFLGGMNDHTKMPIVDIRNGMVTNKRIAARFSSETFADEAIRFISAQKGTQPFFCYVPFTAPHDPRNPPLDYREMYYRKRPSLPANFLPVHPFNNGMMKNLRDENLAGYPRDPKVIVEQLCEYYGLVSHLDAQIARILEALERSGQAKNTIIIYTADHGLAMGSHGLLGKQSLYEHSMKSPLIITGPGIPAGKSTDAMTYLFDLFPTICGLTETPIPDTVRQELGGDSLQPILSGEKSQIRDSIFLPFSALMRSVRDERWKWIVYPQINHSQLFDLKNDPNEITNLAEKPEHADTVKRLTTLMQQWQARVGDQQPLKSANPAPKTISFDGFLRKPDQWQPKWIVDKYFR, encoded by the coding sequence ATGATCGCAATCAAACCCCACACTCCACCGGCATCACGATTTCGCCTCGCTGGGTGGGTTGTGCTCTTGGGATTGGCATGGATCGGATGGACCGGGACCAGCCGCCCCGCCATCGCCGCTCCCGAGCCAACCAAAGGCATGAACCCGCGGCCGAATGTGCTGCTGCTATTCGCGGACGATCAGCGTACCGACACGATTTCCGCCTGGGGAAATCCCGCGATTCAAACGCCAACGCTGGATCGACTCGTGGCCAAGGGGATGAGCTTTCGCAACAACTACTGCTTTGGCTCCAACAGCGGGGCCGTCTGTGTCCCCAGTCGGGCCATGCTGCTTAGCGGTCGCACCTGGCTGAATGTGGATTCCACCTTACCCAGCGGGGTGACATTGCTGCCGGAACTCCTGCGGCAGCAAGGCTATGCGACATTCATGACCGGCAAATGGCACAACGGCCAAGCCTCGTGCATTCGAGCGTTTCCCAATGCGCAATCGGTCTTCCTGGGTGGAATGAACGATCACACCAAGATGCCAATTGTCGACATTCGCAATGGCATGGTTACGAACAAACGCATCGCCGCCCGTTTTTCCAGCGAGACGTTCGCCGATGAAGCGATCCGCTTCATCTCGGCACAAAAAGGAACGCAGCCGTTCTTCTGCTATGTGCCGTTCACCGCGCCGCACGATCCTCGGAATCCGCCGCTGGATTATCGGGAAATGTACTATCGCAAACGGCCATCGCTGCCCGCGAATTTCTTGCCCGTGCATCCGTTCAACAATGGCATGATGAAGAATCTCCGCGATGAGAACCTCGCGGGCTATCCCCGTGATCCGAAAGTAATCGTCGAACAACTTTGCGAATACTACGGGCTAGTCTCGCATCTGGATGCCCAAATCGCCCGCATTCTCGAAGCCTTGGAACGATCAGGCCAAGCGAAAAATACCATCATCATCTACACCGCCGATCACGGCCTGGCGATGGGCAGTCATGGGCTGCTGGGCAAGCAAAGCCTGTACGAACACAGCATGAAATCGCCGCTCATCATCACCGGCCCCGGCATTCCGGCGGGGAAATCAACCGACGCCATGACGTATCTGTTCGACCTGTTCCCCACCATTTGCGGGCTGACCGAAACGCCAATTCCCGACACGGTTCGCCAGGAACTGGGTGGCGACAGTCTGCAGCCGATTCTGTCTGGTGAAAAATCGCAGATCCGTGACAGCATTTTCCTGCCGTTCTCGGCGTTGATGCGATCGGTGCGCGACGAGCGATGGAAGTGGATTGTCTATCCGCAAATCAATCATTCGCAATTATTTGATCTGAAGAATGATCCGAATGAGATCACGAATCTGGCCGAAAAGCCCGAACACGCCGACACGGTGAAGCGGCTCACCACCCTGATGCAGCAATGGCAGGCCCGCGTGGGCGATCAGCAGCCGTTGAAATCCGCCAACCCCGCACCGAAAACCATCTCCTTCGATGGCTTCTTGCGCAAGCCCGACCAGTGGCAACCGAAGTGGATTGTGGATAAGTACTTCCGCTGA